The Candidatus Methylacidiphilales bacterium region TCCGGGGTGGTTATTTGACGAGCAGCAGGTTGCGCGCGCGTTTGATTTCTTGGGTCAGTTTGCGATGGAGCTTGGAAGGCATGCCGGTGATGCGGCGGGGCAGGATCTTGCCGCTCTCGGTGACGAATTTTTTCAGCAGGTCCGGATTGCGGTAATCCAGGGCCTCGGTGCTGACATCGATGCGCTTCTTGTTGACAATGCGGCCGGAACGGCGGCGCTTGGTTTTGCCTTTGACGATCTTGCTTCCCATAATCTTATTCTTTCAGTTTCTGGCTTTCTTCCTCGGAATCGTCTTCTTCTTCGAAGAAGTTTTCCGCCGAATCCATGAATTGGGGGGCGGTGTCCCAGCGGT contains the following coding sequences:
- the rpsR gene encoding 30S ribosomal protein S18, with amino-acid sequence MGSKIVKGKTKRRRSGRIVNKKRIDVSTEALDYRNPDLLKKFVTESGKILPRRITGMPSKLHRKLTQEIKRARNLLLVK